The Apodemus sylvaticus chromosome 19, mApoSyl1.1, whole genome shotgun sequence sequence cagatttaaaaaaaactggttgagtgcgtattacttttagcttcagaagatatcatttAAGAAGCATTTatctattattaattattttgatgacttcaaaatgtcaatactgagtggtatattttaaaataaattttattagtttaacaaaaataaaaacaagtagagTATAGAGAGATGATACAGCTTGATAGacaatagatacatagataataaatagaGCATATAGAGTAATTATtgaaattaataattataaataatgccTAAGGGTCTTTCTATGGCATTTAATAAATTATTCTATCATCCAGCTCCTACCACAACTTCTGTAACCAAAATAATTATGGAAAATATAACGACAATGAATGGATTTCTCCTCAAGGGTTTCTCTGACAACCATGAGCTGCAGATCTTACAGGCTATGCTCTTCTTGGTGACATACATCTTCGGCTCAGCAGGGAACTTTATCATTATTACCATCACAACactggacccacagctccagtctcCAATGTATTACTTTCTGAAACACCTTTCCATTTTGGACTTTTCATCCCTTTCTGTCACAGTTCCCCAGTATGTTGAGAGTTCACTGGCAGGAAGTGGATACATTTCACATGCACAGTGCATGCTGCAGGTTTTTTTCTTCATAGGTTTTGCCTGGAGTGAGACCTCCATTCTCACAGTGATgtcttatgaccgctatgtggccatctgcctcCCACTGCACTATGAGGTCATTATGAGTCCCAGAAAGTGCGCTTGGGCTGTGGCAGCTGTATGGGTAAGTGGAAGCATCTGTGGAACATTATACACAATAGGTATACTATCTATCAGATTCTGTGGTAATAGAATAATTCACCAGTTCTTCTGTGATGTCCCCCAGTTGCTCAAACTCTCCTGCTCTAATGATTACCTTGTAATAATGGGAGTGATTAATTTTGTGGCTGTAATGGCCTTTGTCTGCTTTATTGGGATTGTCATCTCCTATGTCCACATATTCTCCACAGTTCTCAGGATGCCCTCTGCTGAAAGCAGGTCTAAGGTCTTCTCTACTTGCCTGCCCCACCTATTTGTtgtctcattgtttct is a genomic window containing:
- the LOC127669290 gene encoding olfactory receptor 14J1-like, whose product is MENITTMNGFLLKGFSDNHELQILQAMLFLVTYIFGSAGNFIIITITTLDPQLQSPMYYFLKHLSILDFSSLSVTVPQYVESSLAGSGYISHAQCMLQVFFFIGFAWSETSILTVMSYDRYVAICLPLHYEVIMSPRKCAWAVAAVWVSGSICGTLYTIGILSIRFCGNRIIHQFFCDVPQLLKLSCSNDYLVIMGVINFVAVMAFVCFIGIVISYVHIFSTVLRMPSAESRSKVFSTCLPHLFVVSLFLSTGTFAYLNSASDSPTALEFLFSIFYTVLPPTLNPVIYSLRNETIKSVARKLLFSTKFAGWNDLACYL